In Herbaspirillum sp. WKF16, one genomic interval encodes:
- a CDS encoding outer membrane protein assembly factor BamE, translated as MKSRYQPAAAVLCAALAVVLAGCSSTKAPEKTADADNAGVKVSGKSSGVLGFFKPYRIDIQQGNFVSKEMVAQLRPGLTRDQVRFVLGTPLLNDIFHSNRWDYDFRLHKGSGELMTSRVSVFFKDDLLEHVEGGQDLPTESEYLTLITNSKVGAKPALSDTNIKPASPSAPSSANR; from the coding sequence ATGAAGTCTCGTTACCAACCTGCCGCCGCCGTCCTGTGCGCGGCCCTCGCCGTTGTGCTGGCCGGCTGCTCCTCCACCAAGGCGCCGGAGAAGACCGCCGACGCCGACAACGCGGGCGTGAAGGTCTCCGGCAAGAGCAGCGGCGTGCTGGGCTTCTTCAAGCCCTATCGCATCGACATCCAGCAAGGCAACTTCGTCTCCAAGGAAATGGTCGCCCAGCTGCGCCCGGGCCTGACGCGCGACCAGGTCCGCTTCGTGCTGGGAACGCCGCTGCTCAACGACATCTTCCACTCCAACCGCTGGGACTACGACTTCCGCCTGCACAAGGGCAGCGGCGAGCTCATGACCAGCCGCGTCTCGGTATTCTTCAAGGACGACCTGCTGGAGCACGTAGAAGGCGGCCAGGACCTGCCCACCGAGAGCGAATACCTGACCCTGATCACCAATTCCAAGGTGGGCGCCAAGCCGGCGCTGTCGGACACCAACATCAAGCCGGCCTCGCCGTCGGCGCCGTCCTCCGCCAACCGGTAA
- a CDS encoding HAD family hydrolase, protein MKPPATAPSSPTSPAASRAAIRAVLFDLDDTLWAIEPVLVRAEGLLYEWLRANAPRVAAAHTAATLRERRMALMQSDPLYRIDLWKLRHAALTEVFAEHGEDVARVDEAMALFSEARSTVDLFADVEPALQKLKRTLTLGSVSNGFADLERIGLAAHFGVSIAAHRFGRAKPDAAIFHAACDALGVAPAETVYVGDDLQLDVQGAQQAGLRAVWMNRFGRVLPQGIVPDAVCRDLHELADWLDAQAAQT, encoded by the coding sequence ATGAAACCACCTGCCACCGCCCCCTCCTCCCCGACGTCGCCGGCCGCCTCCCGCGCCGCCATCAGGGCCGTGCTGTTCGACCTCGACGATACGCTCTGGGCGATCGAACCGGTGCTGGTGCGCGCCGAAGGCCTGCTCTACGAATGGCTGCGCGCCAACGCGCCGCGTGTGGCCGCCGCGCACACCGCCGCCACCCTGCGCGAGCGCCGTATGGCGCTGATGCAGAGCGACCCGCTCTACCGCATCGACCTGTGGAAGCTGCGCCATGCCGCGCTGACCGAGGTGTTCGCCGAGCATGGCGAGGACGTGGCGCGGGTGGATGAGGCGATGGCGCTGTTTTCCGAGGCGCGCAGCACCGTGGACCTGTTCGCCGACGTCGAACCGGCGCTGCAAAAGCTCAAGCGCACGCTGACACTGGGCTCGGTGTCCAATGGCTTCGCCGACCTTGAGCGGATCGGCCTGGCCGCCCATTTCGGCGTTTCCATCGCCGCCCACCGCTTCGGCCGCGCCAAGCCCGACGCCGCCATCTTCCACGCCGCCTGCGATGCGCTGGGCGTGGCGCCGGCCGAGACCGTGTATGTCGGCGACGACCTGCAGCTCGACGTGCAAGGCGCCCAGCAGGCCGGCCTGCGCGCGGTCTGGATGAACCGCTTCGGGCGCGTCCTGCCGCAGGGCATCGTGCCCGACGCCGTCTGCCGCGACCTGCACGAACTGGCCGACTGGCTGGACGCGCAGGCCGCTCAAACCTGA
- a CDS encoding phosphodiesterase, which yields MILGQISDLHIKTDGKKSYRVVDTAESLRRCVAQVNALKQRPDVVVFTGDLVDFGKPSEYEFLRRLLAPLAMPYYLLPGNHDERAALRAAFPDHAYLQQGGDRIEYVIEDHAVRIVALDTVIPRSSKGALSPASLRWLDDVLAAEPDRPTVIAMHHPPFTTGIGHMDEIGLARSDVQALEAVVRKHPQVERVLCGHLHRSIQRRFGGTLASTCPGVSHQVVLDLDPAAPSCFVMEPPGFQLHWWDEASRGLVSHTASIGEFEGPYPFYDGDELID from the coding sequence ATGATACTGGGACAGATTTCCGACCTGCACATCAAGACCGACGGCAAGAAGTCCTACCGCGTGGTGGATACGGCGGAGAGCCTGCGGCGCTGCGTGGCGCAGGTCAATGCCTTGAAGCAGCGGCCGGACGTGGTGGTGTTCACCGGCGACCTGGTCGATTTCGGCAAGCCGTCGGAGTATGAATTCTTGCGCCGCCTGCTGGCGCCGCTGGCCATGCCTTACTACCTGCTGCCGGGCAACCACGACGAGCGCGCCGCGCTGCGCGCGGCCTTTCCCGACCATGCCTACCTGCAGCAAGGCGGCGATCGCATCGAGTATGTGATCGAGGATCATGCCGTTCGCATCGTCGCGTTGGATACGGTGATCCCGCGTTCCAGCAAGGGGGCGTTGTCGCCTGCCAGCCTGCGCTGGCTTGACGATGTGCTGGCGGCCGAACCCGATCGGCCCACCGTGATCGCGATGCACCACCCGCCGTTCACCACCGGGATCGGGCATATGGACGAGATCGGGCTGGCGCGTTCCGACGTGCAGGCGCTGGAGGCGGTGGTGCGCAAGCATCCGCAGGTCGAGCGCGTGCTGTGCGGGCATTTGCATCGCTCCATCCAGCGCCGCTTTGGCGGGACGCTGGCGTCCACTTGCCCGGGCGTATCGCATCAGGTGGTGCTGGATCTGGATCCCGCCGCGCCGTCCTGCTTCGTGATGGAGCCGCCGGGGTTCCAGTTGCATTGGTGGGATGAGGCCTCGCGGGGTTTGGTCAGCCATACGGCTTCCATCGGCGAGTTTGAGGGGCCTTATCCGTTCTACGATGGGGATGAGCTGATCGACTGA
- a CDS encoding MotA/TolQ/ExbB proton channel family protein, with amino-acid sequence MESNVGFAHYWAQGDAVSHTVAYLLLMMSIASWFYILSKAWAAWRIRRSSNALEQFWQAPSLGDAVAAMQGVDSELIYTPMAERASEAAGIFNRQQAAPSLNAATAPDELITRTLRREINRVSARLERGLTLLASVGSTAPFVGLFGTVWGIYHALAAVSASGTVQIDKVAGPVGEALIMTALGLVVAIPAVLAYNAFTRINRVVLAELDGFAHDLHAYLTTGERVGGDRRQP; translated from the coding sequence ATGGAATCCAACGTAGGCTTTGCCCACTACTGGGCGCAAGGCGATGCCGTCTCCCATACCGTGGCCTACCTGCTGCTGATGATGTCGATCGCCAGTTGGTTCTACATCCTCTCCAAGGCCTGGGCCGCGTGGCGCATCCGCCGCAGCAGCAACGCGCTGGAGCAGTTCTGGCAGGCGCCCTCGCTGGGCGACGCCGTGGCCGCCATGCAAGGCGTCGACAGCGAACTGATCTACACCCCCATGGCCGAACGCGCCTCCGAGGCGGCCGGCATCTTCAACCGCCAGCAGGCCGCGCCCTCGCTCAACGCCGCCACCGCGCCCGACGAACTGATCACGCGCACGCTACGGCGCGAGATCAACCGCGTCTCGGCGCGCCTGGAACGCGGCCTGACGCTCCTGGCGTCGGTCGGCTCGACCGCGCCCTTCGTCGGCCTGTTCGGCACCGTCTGGGGCATCTATCACGCGCTGGCGGCGGTCTCGGCCAGCGGCACGGTGCAGATCGACAAGGTCGCCGGCCCGGTGGGCGAAGCGCTGATCATGACCGCGCTGGGCCTGGTGGTGGCGATCCCCGCCGTGCTGGCCTACAACGCCTTCACCCGCATCAACCGCGTGGTGCTGGCCGAGCTGGACGGCTTCGCGCACGACTTGCACGCCTATCTCACCACCGGCGAGCGCGTCGGCGGCGACCGGAGGCAGCCATGA
- a CDS encoding ABC transporter permease — MNTVLPTSTAGKPAASGRPRTRPDHVWLWFAAPGLSIFCAFWLLPMARLLGVGASGPDGAAAYLAVLTNRHYFTSLVSTLALSAAVTLATLAISVFVGLFLQRNRFAGQSLLLAMLTFPLAFPGVVVGFMVIMLAGRQGLIGAFTGWLFGDSLVFAYSLPGLFLGYLYFSIPRVILTVVAAAEKLDPSLEEAARSLGARPRQILAHVVLPALSPALVSSGAICFATSVGAFGTAFTLAANIDVLPMTIYNEFTGYANFATAASLSIVLGAITWLVLALARSLSGSGVAAAA, encoded by the coding sequence ATGAACACCGTGCTCCCAACGTCCACCGCCGGCAAGCCGGCCGCAAGCGGCCGCCCGCGCACCCGTCCGGACCATGTCTGGCTGTGGTTCGCGGCGCCCGGCCTGAGCATCTTCTGCGCCTTCTGGCTGCTGCCGATGGCGCGCCTGCTGGGCGTGGGCGCATCGGGCCCTGACGGCGCGGCGGCGTACCTGGCGGTGCTCACCAACCGCCATTACTTCACCAGCCTGGTGTCGACGCTGGCGCTGTCGGCCGCGGTGACCCTGGCCACGCTGGCGATCTCGGTGTTCGTGGGCCTGTTCCTGCAGCGCAACCGTTTTGCCGGCCAGTCGCTGCTGCTGGCCATGCTGACCTTCCCGCTGGCCTTCCCCGGCGTGGTGGTCGGCTTCATGGTGATCATGCTGGCCGGCCGCCAGGGATTGATCGGCGCTTTCACCGGCTGGCTGTTCGGCGACTCGCTGGTGTTCGCCTATTCGCTGCCGGGGCTGTTCCTGGGTTACCTGTATTTCTCGATCCCGCGCGTGATCCTGACCGTGGTGGCCGCCGCCGAAAAGCTCGACCCCTCGCTGGAAGAGGCGGCCCGCTCCCTGGGCGCCAGGCCGCGCCAGATACTGGCGCACGTGGTGCTGCCGGCGCTGTCGCCGGCGCTGGTCTCGTCGGGCGCTATCTGCTTCGCCACCAGCGTCGGCGCCTTCGGCACCGCCTTCACGCTGGCGGCCAACATCGACGTGCTGCCCATGACGATCTATAACGAATTCACCGGCTACGCCAACTTCGCCACCGCCGCCTCGCTGTCCATCGTGCTGGGCGCGATCACCTGGCTGGTGCTGGCGCTGGCGCGTTCGCTGAGCGGCAGCGGCGTGGCCGCAGCGGCATAA
- the dapB gene encoding 4-hydroxy-tetrahydrodipicolinate reductase — protein MTVLNVAVAGASGRMGRMLIEAILNADDLKLAGALDAPGSAAVGTDPGAFLGKPTGVTIESDLARGLAGVDVLIDFTRPEGTLKHIEYCAAHGVKVVIGTTGFEQPGKDAIAAAAQKTAIMAAPNMSVGVNVTLKLLEMAAKNFAQGYDIEIIEAHHRFKVDAPSGTALKMGEVIAGALGQKLDDVAVYAREGVTGERDPSSIGFATVRGGDIIGDHTVLFAGIGERIEISHKSSSRVAYAMGSLRAARFLGGKQAGLYDMQDVLGLR, from the coding sequence ATGACCGTATTGAACGTCGCGGTAGCCGGCGCCTCCGGGCGCATGGGCCGCATGCTGATCGAAGCCATCCTCAACGCCGACGACCTGAAGCTGGCCGGCGCACTGGACGCCCCCGGCTCGGCCGCCGTCGGCACCGATCCCGGCGCCTTCCTGGGCAAGCCCACCGGCGTGACGATCGAATCCGACCTTGCCAGGGGCCTGGCCGGCGTCGACGTGCTGATCGATTTCACCCGCCCCGAAGGCACCCTGAAGCACATCGAGTACTGCGCCGCGCACGGCGTGAAAGTGGTGATCGGCACCACCGGCTTCGAACAGCCGGGCAAGGACGCCATCGCCGCAGCCGCCCAAAAGACCGCCATCATGGCCGCGCCCAACATGAGCGTGGGCGTGAACGTGACCCTCAAGCTGCTGGAAATGGCGGCCAAGAATTTCGCCCAGGGCTACGATATCGAGATCATCGAAGCGCACCACCGCTTCAAGGTCGACGCTCCCTCCGGCACCGCGCTGAAGATGGGCGAGGTGATCGCCGGCGCGCTCGGCCAGAAGCTCGACGACGTCGCCGTCTATGCGCGCGAAGGCGTGACCGGCGAACGCGATCCTTCCTCGATCGGCTTTGCCACCGTGCGCGGCGGCGACATCATCGGCGACCACACCGTGCTGTTCGCCGGCATCGGCGAGCGCATCGAGATCTCGCACAAGTCGTCCAGCCGCGTCGCCTACGCCATGGGCAGCCTGCGCGCCGCGCGCTTCCTGGGCGGCAAGCAGGCCGGCCTGTACGACATGCAGGACGTGCTGGGCTTGCGCTAA
- a CDS encoding ABC transporter permease gives MKRNIRFYAQLGFTLLVCAFLVVPVLLSMLAGVTENFFVGLSSGLTLRWVAQVWEMYQPTIWRSVAIALACLAVTVVVGVPLAYMLARYKGGKSFLARAIEELLMMPVAVPGLATALALIMAYGQYRQFRASIAFILVGHVLFTLPFMVRPVLAVMQSSQLAQLEEAAASLGAGMMRRFFGIVIPNVASGILAGALMVVTLSIGEFNITWMLHTPLTQTLPVGLADAYASMRLEVGSAYTLIFFFMIIPLLIGMQWVTQATRKRVSL, from the coding sequence ATGAAACGCAATATCCGCTTCTACGCGCAACTGGGCTTCACGCTCCTGGTCTGCGCCTTCCTGGTGGTGCCGGTGCTGCTGTCCATGCTGGCCGGCGTGACCGAGAACTTCTTCGTCGGCCTCTCCAGCGGGCTGACGCTGCGCTGGGTGGCGCAGGTGTGGGAGATGTACCAGCCCACCATCTGGCGCTCGGTCGCCATCGCGCTGGCCTGCCTGGCCGTGACGGTTGTCGTCGGCGTGCCGCTGGCCTACATGCTGGCGCGCTACAAGGGCGGCAAGAGCTTCCTGGCGCGCGCCATCGAGGAACTGCTGATGATGCCGGTCGCCGTGCCCGGCCTGGCCACGGCGCTGGCGCTGATCATGGCCTACGGCCAGTACCGCCAGTTCCGCGCCAGCATCGCCTTCATCCTGGTCGGGCATGTGCTGTTCACGCTGCCCTTCATGGTGCGCCCGGTGCTGGCGGTGATGCAGTCCTCGCAGCTGGCCCAGCTGGAAGAGGCCGCGGCCAGCCTCGGCGCCGGCATGATGCGGCGCTTCTTCGGCATCGTCATCCCCAACGTCGCCTCCGGCATCCTGGCCGGCGCGCTGATGGTGGTCACGTTGTCGATCGGCGAATTCAACATCACCTGGATGTTGCATACGCCGCTGACCCAGACCCTGCCGGTGGGCCTGGCCGACGCCTACGCCTCGATGCGGCTGGAGGTCGGTTCGGCCTATACCTTGATTTTCTTTTTCATGATCATCCCGCTGTTGATCGGCATGCAGTGGGTGACCCAGGCGACACGCAAGAGAGTTAGTTTATGA
- the fur gene encoding ferric iron uptake transcriptional regulator: MPNNPSELKASGLKATLPRLKILEIFQNTSVRHLSAEDVYKQLLSDNLDVGLATVYRVLTQFEQAGLLQRNHFETGKAVFELNEGSHHDHLVCLDCGKVEEFFDAEIEKRQLKIAQEHGFEIADHALALYGHCKNCKKLKK, encoded by the coding sequence ATGCCTAATAATCCATCCGAACTGAAAGCCAGCGGCCTCAAGGCCACCCTGCCGCGGCTGAAGATCCTCGAGATCTTCCAGAACACCTCCGTGCGCCACCTCAGCGCCGAAGACGTCTACAAACAGTTGCTGTCCGACAATCTGGACGTCGGCCTGGCAACCGTCTACCGCGTGCTGACCCAGTTCGAGCAGGCCGGCCTGCTGCAGCGTAATCACTTCGAGACCGGCAAGGCCGTGTTCGAGCTCAACGAAGGCTCGCACCACGATCACCTGGTCTGCTTGGACTGCGGCAAGGTCGAGGAATTCTTCGACGCCGAGATCGAAAAGCGCCAGCTCAAGATCGCCCAGGAGCATGGTTTCGAAATCGCCGACCACGCGCTGGCGCTGTACGGTCATTGCAAGAATTGCAAGAAGCTGAAGAAGTGA
- a CDS encoding ABC transporter substrate-binding protein: MFLKRVVQTAAGALLLTASIAASAQTAICYNCPPEWADWAAQIKAIKDKTGVTVPPDNKNSGQALAQLTAEKASPVADFTYLGVSFGIEAKGKDLVAPYKPANWNDIPNGLKDPDGYWFTIHSGTMGIMVNVDALKGKPVPKSWADLQKPEYKGLIGYLDPASAFVGYVGAVAINQALGGSLDDFSPAIAYFKNLQKNQPIVPKQTSYARLISGEIPILLGYDFDAYRAKYKDHANVAFVIPSEGTVTVPYVVSLVKNAPHQADARKVLDFLLSDQGQAIWANAYLRPVRASAMSKEAESRFLPAAEYARAKSVDYGKMAEAQRKFGERYLAEVR; the protein is encoded by the coding sequence ATGTTCCTGAAACGTGTTGTTCAAACCGCCGCCGGCGCCTTGCTGCTGACCGCATCCATCGCCGCTTCCGCGCAGACCGCGATCTGCTACAACTGTCCGCCGGAGTGGGCCGACTGGGCCGCCCAGATCAAGGCGATCAAGGACAAGACCGGCGTCACCGTGCCGCCCGACAACAAGAACAGCGGCCAGGCGCTGGCGCAGCTGACGGCCGAGAAGGCCAGCCCGGTGGCGGACTTCACCTACCTGGGCGTGTCCTTCGGCATCGAGGCGAAGGGCAAGGACCTGGTCGCGCCGTACAAGCCGGCCAACTGGAACGACATTCCCAACGGCCTGAAGGATCCGGACGGCTACTGGTTCACCATCCACTCCGGCACCATGGGCATCATGGTCAACGTCGACGCCTTGAAGGGCAAGCCGGTGCCGAAGTCCTGGGCCGACCTGCAAAAGCCTGAATACAAGGGCCTGATCGGCTACCTCGACCCGGCTTCGGCCTTCGTCGGCTACGTCGGCGCGGTCGCCATCAACCAGGCGCTGGGCGGCTCGCTGGACGACTTCTCGCCGGCCATCGCCTACTTCAAGAACCTGCAAAAGAACCAGCCCATCGTTCCCAAGCAGACCTCGTATGCGCGCCTGATCTCGGGCGAGATCCCCATCCTGCTGGGCTATGACTTCGACGCCTACCGCGCCAAGTACAAGGACCACGCCAATGTCGCCTTCGTGATCCCCAGCGAAGGCACCGTGACCGTGCCCTACGTGGTGTCGCTGGTGAAGAACGCGCCGCACCAGGCCGATGCCAGGAAGGTGCTGGACTTCCTGTTGTCCGACCAGGGCCAGGCCATCTGGGCCAACGCCTACCTGCGCCCGGTGCGCGCCTCGGCCATGTCCAAGGAAGCCGAGTCGCGCTTCCTGCCGGCCGCCGAGTACGCCCGCGCCAAGTCGGTGGACTATGGCAAGATGGCTGAAGCCCAGCGCAAGTTCGGCGAGCGTTACCTGGCGGAAGTGCGCTGA
- a CDS encoding ABC transporter ATP-binding protein, with protein sequence MKQAVSIRLTQCAKSFANGTRALQPLDLEIRAGETLVLLGPSGCGKTTTLRMIAGLEFPDEGGRVQFGEEDVTGLPIEKRGVGMVFQNYALFPNMTVGENIAYGMKIRGIPAEERAERVERLLGMVHLQGLSHRRVDQLSGGQKQRVALARALAVEPKVLLLDEPLTALDAKLREAVRSDLNQLLRKLGITAVYVTHDQGEAMALGDRIVVMERGKISQIGSPQDIYYCPANAFVAEFIGAMNRVEGIASGGRLRLPAGSLPLPDDAAEGQPATAMFRPEDVQVLEPEDAAGDTLRGAIVNTFFMGDRTRFEIDIGAQRALVAETSRRGVWQPGQRVALSVPASALVKVPAAPGKEAA encoded by the coding sequence ATGAAGCAAGCTGTTTCGATACGATTGACGCAATGCGCCAAGTCCTTTGCCAACGGTACGCGCGCGCTGCAGCCGCTCGACCTTGAGATCCGCGCCGGCGAGACGCTGGTGCTGCTGGGCCCTTCCGGCTGCGGCAAGACCACCACGCTGCGCATGATCGCCGGGCTGGAGTTCCCCGACGAAGGCGGCCGCGTGCAGTTCGGCGAGGAGGACGTCACCGGCCTGCCGATCGAGAAGCGCGGCGTCGGCATGGTGTTCCAGAACTACGCGCTGTTCCCCAACATGACGGTGGGCGAGAACATCGCCTACGGCATGAAGATCCGCGGCATCCCGGCCGAAGAGCGCGCCGAGCGCGTCGAACGCCTGTTGGGGATGGTGCATCTGCAAGGCCTGTCGCACCGTCGCGTGGACCAGCTCTCGGGCGGCCAGAAGCAGCGCGTGGCGCTGGCCCGCGCGCTGGCGGTGGAACCCAAGGTGCTGTTGCTGGACGAGCCGCTGACCGCGCTCGACGCCAAGCTGCGCGAAGCCGTGCGCAGCGACCTGAACCAACTGCTGCGCAAGCTCGGCATCACCGCCGTCTACGTCACCCACGACCAGGGCGAAGCGATGGCGCTGGGCGACCGCATCGTGGTCATGGAACGCGGCAAGATCTCGCAGATCGGCAGCCCGCAGGACATCTACTATTGCCCGGCCAACGCCTTCGTGGCCGAGTTCATCGGCGCCATGAACCGCGTCGAGGGCATCGCTTCGGGCGGGCGCCTGCGGCTGCCCGCCGGTAGCCTGCCGTTGCCGGACGACGCGGCCGAAGGCCAGCCGGCAACCGCCATGTTCCGGCCCGAGGACGTGCAGGTGCTGGAGCCCGAGGATGCCGCCGGCGACACGCTGCGCGGCGCCATCGTCAATACCTTTTTCATGGGCGACCGCACCCGCTTCGAGATCGACATCGGCGCACAGCGCGCGCTGGTCGCCGAGACCAGCCGGCGCGGCGTGTGGCAGCCGGGGCAGCGCGTGGCGCTGTCGGTGCCGGCCTCGGCGCTGGTGAAGGTGCCGGCCGCGCCGGGCAAGGAGGCAGCATGA
- a CDS encoding barstar family protein, which translates to MATVQLAGDRITDWDSFHTESAQAFGFPDFYGRNMDAWVDCLSYLRDEDGMTRFRLKPKEMLRIEISGSAELHKRLPDLVEDVEFCCTAINDRCEDYEEAPMIELIWK; encoded by the coding sequence ATGGCAACCGTACAACTCGCGGGCGACCGCATCACCGACTGGGACAGCTTCCACACCGAATCGGCGCAAGCCTTCGGCTTCCCGGATTTCTATGGCCGCAACATGGATGCCTGGGTCGACTGCCTGTCCTACCTGCGCGATGAGGACGGCATGACCAGGTTCAGGCTCAAGCCCAAGGAAATGCTGCGCATCGAGATCAGCGGCAGCGCCGAGCTGCACAAGCGCCTGCCGGACCTGGTGGAAGATGTGGAATTCTGCTGCACGGCGATCAACGACCGCTGCGAGGATTACGAAGAAGCGCCGATGATCGAGCTGATCTGGAAATAA
- a CDS encoding ExbD/TolR family protein gives MSFGGFNDNQNSAPMADINVTPMVDVMLVLLVIFIISAPMFTHALKLDLPTAKSQPAPEKPETVTVGIDAAGKLYWNDQPVSAADMDARLAAAAARKPQPEMQLRADKSTRYEAIAEVMSAAQGAGLTKLGFVTDPKPGAAQGAPATQ, from the coding sequence ATGAGTTTCGGCGGCTTCAACGACAACCAGAACTCGGCGCCGATGGCCGACATCAACGTCACGCCCATGGTGGATGTGATGCTGGTGCTGCTGGTCATCTTCATCATCTCGGCGCCGATGTTCACGCACGCGCTCAAGCTCGACCTGCCCACCGCCAAGTCGCAGCCGGCGCCCGAAAAGCCCGAGACCGTCACGGTCGGCATCGACGCCGCCGGCAAGCTGTACTGGAACGACCAGCCGGTCAGCGCCGCCGACATGGACGCGCGCCTGGCCGCCGCCGCGGCCAGGAAGCCGCAACCGGAAATGCAGCTGCGCGCCGACAAATCCACCCGCTACGAAGCCATCGCCGAAGTCATGTCCGCCGCCCAGGGCGCGGGCCTGACCAAGCTGGGCTTCGTCACCGATCCCAAACCCGGCGCGGCGCAAGGCGCCCCGGCGACACAGTAG
- the hrcA gene encoding heat-inducible transcriptional repressor HrcA, with protein MQLDNRARTLLKALVERYIADGQPVGSRALSKLSGLELSPATIRNIMADLEEMGFVASPHTSAGRVPTPRGYRMFVDTLLTVEAIDESALESRLQNRLQNSSPQKIITNAAQVLSSLSQFAGVVLTPKRESAFQQIEFLRLSEKRILLVIVDHGGDVQNRMLLTEVDYTPSQLTQAANYINQHYAGQSFEQVRLRLQSELRQLRDDMTVLMQAAVEAGSDAMSEDADNNVVISGERNLLSVTDLSSNMNSLRRLFDMFEQKTGLLQLLDVSSKATGVQIFIGGESQLVPMDDMSIVTAPYEVNGRIVGTLGVIGPTRMAYERVIPIVDITAKLLSSALSQH; from the coding sequence ATGCAACTCGATAACCGCGCCCGCACACTCTTGAAGGCGCTGGTCGAACGGTACATCGCCGACGGCCAGCCGGTGGGTTCGCGCGCGCTGTCGAAGCTGTCCGGCCTGGAACTGTCGCCGGCCACCATCCGCAACATCATGGCCGATCTCGAGGAGATGGGCTTCGTCGCCAGCCCGCACACCTCGGCCGGCCGCGTGCCGACGCCGCGCGGCTATCGGATGTTCGTCGACACCCTGCTGACGGTGGAGGCGATCGACGAGAGCGCGCTGGAAAGCCGCCTGCAAAACCGCCTGCAAAATTCCTCGCCGCAAAAGATCATCACCAACGCCGCCCAGGTGCTGTCCTCGCTGTCGCAGTTCGCCGGCGTGGTGCTCACGCCCAAGCGCGAGTCGGCGTTCCAGCAGATCGAGTTCCTGCGCCTGTCGGAAAAGCGCATCCTGCTGGTGATCGTCGACCATGGCGGCGATGTGCAAAACCGCATGCTGCTCACCGAGGTCGACTACACGCCCAGCCAGCTGACCCAGGCCGCCAACTACATCAACCAGCATTACGCCGGCCAGTCCTTCGAGCAGGTGCGCCTGCGCCTGCAGAGCGAGCTGCGCCAGCTGCGCGACGACATGACCGTGCTGATGCAGGCCGCCGTCGAGGCCGGCAGCGACGCCATGAGCGAAGACGCCGACAACAACGTGGTCATCTCCGGCGAACGCAACCTGCTGTCGGTCACCGACCTGTCGTCCAATATGAATTCGCTGCGCCGCCTGTTCGACATGTTCGAACAAAAGACCGGCCTGCTGCAGCTGCTGGACGTGTCCAGCAAGGCCACCGGCGTGCAGATCTTCATCGGCGGCGAATCACAGCTGGTGCCGATGGACGACATGAGCATCGTCACCGCGCCCTATGAAGTCAACGGCCGCATCGTCGGCACGCTGGGCGTGATCGGGCCGACCCGCATGGCCTACGAGCGCGTGATTCCCATCGTCGACATCACCGCCAAGCTGCTCTCCAGCGCGCTGAGCCAGCACTGA